The Triticum aestivum cultivar Chinese Spring chromosome 5A, IWGSC CS RefSeq v2.1, whole genome shotgun sequence genomic sequence TCTCTGCCATGGTTATGGAGACACCTGTACCTTTTTCCTTGATGGTATATTAGTAAACTATAGTAATATTGAATTTACTTTGGTGcttcatttttgctacatttactAAGTTCCTTGTTGTTGTAGGGATTGCTAGGAAGATTGCTTCGGCTGGATATGGAGTATTTGCATTGGACTACCCTGGTTTTGGTCTTTCCGAAGGACTTCATGGATATATTCCAAGCTTTGATACTCTTGTTGACGATGTTGCTGAACATTTTGCTAAGATCAAAGGTATTCCGTCATTATATTATTGCTGGGTTTTCATGATGTCCATTTCTATATACGAGTTTTTGGGGAACAGTTGGAAAGTGCAATTTGTTTCTCTACCACAGTGGTATGCCTTATTCTGGTTAAAATTATTATGTACATGGAATTTGTTTTCACTAAGATGAGTAACTTGTTTTCTGCACAAGTAAAGGACATGTTTGCTAGCCACCATACATGTTGCTATAATGTAGTTGCAGCTTTTGGTCAAGCTACTGCTAGTTATATTtactttcttctttttattttttatatgagGAGTTTTAGAAATTAACAGAAGTTGTGAACTTGTGATACTTTTTACTCCTGGTATAGGACATTGCTTTGTTTTGCAAAATGAGGCTAAAGAAATGCTTTTACTCTCTTCAGTCTTACATGTATAATGCTTAAGCTCTATGAACAAGAAGTAAAGAATTAATTTTTTATTTGTTTGTACATACTTcactttgaattttttttcctCCTGTAGCTCTTACACCACTATCAGTAAGTATTTGATAGTGACATTTCTACGAAACTAAGCAGCCAAACCAATATGTATTTTGTACTAGAGGTGTGGATGAGCACTAGCAGTCTAATAATGTGACACTGTTGACTTGCAATACCTGAAATTGATTGCAAATATTTCCATATAAGAGTTAATGCATGCAATCAAGTACTTTTGATAACGGCAATATGTGAAAATTGCATTGGGTAAGCTTGGTAATAAATTGTTACATTACCGAACTGCTGAGAGGCTGACAAAATTGGATCTAGTGTCACAATGATTGAATTGGCCTATGATGTTTTATCTTCGATATATGAGAAATTAACTTGTCTTTCATTGCAATAAATTAACTTTTATCATTCTGAACTGAGTCCATATCTGTCCATACTTGTTCGTAATGTTTGCTGTAAGCCAGTCCATGTAGTGTGAATATACTTCTTTCACTATTCAAGTGCGATTCATATGCTGGCAGGGAATCCTGAATACAGAGATCTCCCAAGCTTTCTGTTTGGCCAATCTATGGGTGGTGCGGTTGCATTGAAGATTCACTTTAAGCAACCGAAAGACTGGAATGGTGCAATTCTAGTTGCACCTATGTGCAAGGTGATTTTACTGCGTGAGATCCTACCTATGCTAATTATGATTGGTCACTAATTCACAAACTCGCGTTAATAGATTTCAGATGACGTGGTCCCAGCTTGGCCTGTTCAGCAAGTTCTGATTTTCATGGCTAAACTCCTTCCAAAAGAGAAGCTTGTTCCACAGAAAGACTTGGCAGAATTGGCATTCagagagaaagaaaaacaagagCAGGTCAATACTGCCCTTTTTTTGGTTAATACAAAGATTAATCTATTCATTGGGAACTTCTTATTCAGTTATAGCTGCTCACACGTTATGCCTAGTGAAAAGACTATTAATTTGGTGCTTAATGCAGTGTTCTTACAATGTGATTGCCTACAAGGATAAACCACGTCTCCGAACAGCTCTGGAGATGCTGAGGACCACACAAGAGATAGAAAGTCGCCTACAAGAAGTATGTGCTTTTCATTTGCTTTGTTCTGGTTGGTTTTGTTTATATAAGCGTCATCTAAGTCTTGCACAGTTGCCTAGGTCGTTAATCATTCTGACATCAATAGCACTCCTAAATTCTTTTGTTCAAACTCTTAACATGTGGGAATTTGCATTGAATCTTTGGGTATGCCATGTTGCCTCCTGGTTTAGTGAAGAATATAGGCAAGCCATAAGAATAAGTTATAAACTGTGGACTAGGTTGAAAGTTTTTGATCTGAGGGGTGATGATATTTTCTCTAGTTCCGGTAATTCGGTTTGTTCACTACCAAGGGAGGCAGGCATTCCATGTTCCTACTATTTGATCCAAATATTTGTCCTTGATAGAGTACAACTTAATGAGCTATCCTGTTTCTGGTAAAAAAAAAACTACCCTGTTTTCGAGAAAGTCCTTTGTGTGTCATTTTTGGCTGTACATGTGAATTACATTACGCTGTAGCACTGCCAGTGGCCTTTATTCCTGTTCTATTACTGTACTGTTCCTGTTCTGTGATGCTTAAAGTTTGCCTCAATTTCCCATCTAGGTTTCCCTGCCCATAATCATTTTGCATGGCGAGGCTGATTTGGTCACCGACCCAGGCGTGAGCAAAGATCTGTATGAAAAAGCGAAGACCTCGGACAAGACGCTGCGACTTTACAAAGACGCCTACCATGCCATCTTGGAAGGTGAACCGGACGAAGGGATCTTCAAAGTTCTCGACGATATAATCTCCTGGCTGGATCAGCATGCGGCAAAGGAAACACCGTCGTCGTGAGCTGCACAGATTATTTTTTGTCATTTGTCGAGCACCACAGGTCACGGTTGGGAATTCCATTTTGGGTTTCACACTTGATACACACGCTTATTTCCTGTTGATTGTGAATATGTATCTAGTAATAAAAAAAAATCATCATCTGTGGTGTGTGATGTGCAAAAGGTTCAGGTCACGAAATTCAGAAAGCAACAAGTTTATCTGTCCTGGAATTGGCAGTAGGAATTCAATCCGCGATTCCATCGAGATTCGAGAGGGNNNNNNNNNNNNNNNNNNNNNNNNNNNNNNNNNNNNNNNNNNNNNNNNNNNNNNNNNNNNNNNNNNNNNNNNNNNNNNNNNNNNNNNNNNNNNNNNNNNNNNNNNNNNNNNNNNNNNNNNNNNNNNNNNNNNNNNNNNNNNNNNNNNNNNNNNNNNNNNNNNNNNNNNNNNNNNNNNNNNNNNNNNNNNNNNNNNNNNNNNNNNNNNNNNNNNNNNNNNNNNNNNNNNNNNNNNNNNNNNNNNNNNNNNNNNNNNNNNNNNNNNNNNNNNNNNNNNNNNNNNNNNNNNNNNNNNNNNNNNNCTTAAAAAAAGGTTACAATTTTTCTTCCCGGCAACCGATTGACAGGTGTTGAGTAACGTCTCTCCCTTCTAACAACAGGAGCTATGTTTCTTCGTCGTATTTTTACACGAGGATAGGCAAACGACAGGGTCGAGGGCGAGGTTCTCGGAGGGCGTCGATGCCGCACAAATCCGCCACCGGAGCTTCTGACGCCTGCATCTGCGCGTCGCCGTCGGTCCCCGACCGAGCCGTCATGTTCGTGCGCTAGGTAGCGTTCTACCTGCTCGGTGAAATGCCGCACAGGCACTTCCAGTCTTCCAACCTCTCCGCCTGTACAGGTGACTAGTGAGGGATAGTTTCGTGTCTGCTTCTTGCTGTagggtaagagcatctccagccgtagAGCCCCACAGGAGGCGTTTTTATCGCCCATTGGGGGGCTGCCGGCGAATTGTTTTGCCTGCGATCGAGAAAATATCCACTCGTTCTGCCCCCCACACACCGTGTCCAGCACCATCGAGGACGCCCGCCACCGTCCGCCACGCACCACCAGCCCTCCGTCCTCGTGCCCTCCGTCCAGCTCCCTCCTCCACGCGAGCCAGCTCTGCCACGGCCATGCGCGCTCTCCGCTCCAACTTCGCGCGAGCGCGAGCTCCGCCACGGCCGCGCGAGCTCGAGCTCCGCGCCGGGCCATGCGTGCTCGCTCAGGCCGCGCGAGCGCGAGCTCCGCACCGGGCACGCGAAGCGCCGGCCTTGTTGCGGTCAGCTTCGGCCTTGACGGAGATGTCGTCTGCGACCCGGAGTAGGGCAGCTCCCAGGCGGACGGGCGCGGCCGAGCTCCGCCCCGGCCACGCGCGGCGACTGCGAGCTCCGGCCACGGCTCCTCCCCGTGCAGCTCGGCGTGCAGAGAAGGCTGGTCCCGAGGCGGCGGCATGCGCCGGAGGCGAAGAGGGAGAGCCAAGCGACGAGCGGCGTGCCGAGGAGGACGAGCCCGACGGGCACCATCCAGAGCTGCTCCCGCGCCGGGTGGAACGCCACCGCCCACCACACCAGCACGCCGACGCCCGCCAGCCCCACCGCCGCCACGCACGCCGCCACGACGCAGCACGCCCACGACCAGGCCCACCAGACCTCCGCCCCCGTCGACTACCGCCCTCCTGGTCCTCGGCCCGCCGTCtccatggcctccgcctccgtcGATGCGCGGCTAgctgagaggagagagaagagggtgggcagaaggaaaaagaaaagagaggagagagaggaggagaggagagagagagagggggtgggtggctgaCGTGGGGGAAAGAGATTGGTTAAGCAAAAGCGCCGGTGCTCCCAGACGCCCCCCCGATAGCCTGGGTGTGGGCTGCGCTCGCCGGCGGTGTTTTCCGTCAAATCCGGCGAAAAGTGAGGTCCTGGGGGGCCGAGTGGAGCGTTTTTTGTCCGCCGGCGCccaaaaagtggcctggggggcaTCCTGGGGGCgctagtggagatgctctaagttcaTTTCTTCTTGTTTGTTTTGGGCTTTAAGTCGGTTATATAGGTCAGGTGACATTGTGATTTGATTTTTGTTCCTGAGTTaggtactccttccgttccaaattacttgtcgcagaaatagatgtatatagaactaaaatacatctagatacattcatacatgcgacaagtaattcggagcAGAGGGAATGATACATTCTGTCAGACAACAAAGATAATATTTTAATTCCTACTCTTTCTATTCGAAAAAgcttgtctctcaaatggatgtatcttgcaccaagttagtgctagatactccctccatttctttttaccccggatataagatttggtcaaagtcaaactacacaaagtttgatcaaatttatataaaaaaatatgaacatctacaatactaaaactatatagtatgaaaatacgtttcatggtgcatgggcggagccaggatttgggtATAAGGGGGCCAAGGCAACTCGGAAAAAATTGTCTAGTGCTAAAAAAAGTGTGCGCAACTAGAACATTGATACAATTGTATTCATTTAAATTCGGCCAGACAAATTTCaatacaatcaaaaaataaaatacTTTCTCAGATCATAACTAATTAGTTGATGGGTAATTAAATTTTAGTGGAAATTATCATGCAATTCTGAAGGAAGTCATCTCCTCTTGGACTGGATTGATAACTTGCACTTTAGATTATCAATAGATAGAGCAACTGAAACAACAGGCTTAGAAATCGAATTAATCCTTAAGGTGTTTGGCGACGTTGTTCTATTCATAACCGTTTTGCAGATTGCACAGTCAAAGAAATTAAGAATCAATAGCATAGTAGATCACACAGTCAAGATAATTAAaaattggatggacaatttcgctgTACATAAGATAGGGGTTGAGAGACTAATAGACAATACTCCGGTCGAATTGACTAGTTGGCTTGACCATCGGAGAATTGAAGTGTAGTATGAAGGATTTCCCAACGCGAAGCCGATGTCGCCTAGTTTAATCGGACTAAATTTAATCAGGATTAGTGAGGCAAGAAGGAGCAGCGAGCGACGGCGGGCTGGCAGCCTTAATCACGAGGGCTAACTTTAATCATGGCCTAATGGGCTAGTAgtcactccctccgttcctaaatacttgtctttttagatattttaacaaatgactacatacggagcaaaatgagtaaatctacactctaaaatatgtccactGTAGTAGTCAtttaaaatgtctagaaagacaaatatttaaaaacggagCGAGTAGTAAGTAGTAGATGGAAAGGAGGCCATGGCATTAGGGGGCTTTTCTATGGCCTTCCTTTCTCTAGAATTGTTTTTACTCTCTCCGTCTGGGCCAGGGGGGCCAAGTACGTAGATTGATCCAATCTCATTGCTAATTACTGGTAGCTCCTAGCAAAATTGTCGATCGTTAGGGGGCCAGGCCACTGCTCGCcccctggctccgccactgtcatggtgcatctaataatattgatttcatattgtgaatgtttatattttttaatataaagttagtcaaactctacaaatcttgactttgatcaaattttatatgcagactaaaaagaaatggagggagtacattcatTTGAGGAACTAGGTTGGGACAATCTTTTTTGGACAGAGAGAGTAGAAAACACAGTACTACAAATTGCAATAACCTGATGATGGGTTTCAGTTCATGACATGATTTGCCAGCTGCTAACGTTCGTGTTCCAAATGCACGTTGCCCGCAACAGGAGTTGGGTGGGGGGCTTCTGAACTGTGGAATTTGCACAGATGGTTTGCGAAACCAAGGATGATATCTTGCATACGCACGAGGTTTTACACTGGCAACTCATCTTAGCAACGTCAATGCATATCCACGAGGTTTCACACCGCCAACTAATCTTCAGTATAAGTATTACACCTTCAAGCTGCCATCCTGGTCCTGATTGatattccctccgtccggaaatacttgtcattaaaatgaataaaaatggatgtatcttgatgtattttagttctagatacatcccttttttgtccattttgatgacaagtattttcgggcgGAGGGAGTACGTACCATTTAAAAAAATGCAAGAATACTCTCGTTGACCAACGCTGCCAATAAGCAGCGTTGCAGTTTGCTAACTGATTTTTGCAAGAATATTTATTATTGGTTATATACATGTATGCTTAGTCCACAATTATTGAAgccccccctcccccacccactCAACCACCCACCCACCACCACCAACTGTTGATATGATTCAACCCTGAAGTAGCGAATCTCTTCAGTGTTACAACATTTCTCCTGTTTCTGAATCCATTCAGATTTTATTTGCACCCGTCCTTTTTGGCAACTTGTAAGCTTGATTGTGTCTCTCAGTCAATGAAGCATCcagatttattccttttcttatcTTATCTTACCTTCTCTTAAATCATGCAGATGTAGTGAAAATTTCATGATTGGCCTGTTTTGTTTCTATTGGATTGCCCATCGAGCAGATTTTATTCGCATCATCTGTTGTTTCTGCTTTTATCCGTTCTGCGGCACTTTCTGAGCAGCGGCCTATCAATCTACCCGTATTCAGGTACTTTCTCCACTTCTCATAACTCTAATCCATCGGTAATTGTTCTCTGCCAAACCGAACCGTTCTAGTTTCAGCCATTGACTGAAGCAACTTCCTATTGACAAGCATGTACTCACCATTTGTTTCCTTTTCTATCTGAACAGTGTGGATCTGAGGTTCTCTCTTGGCGGTTGACTTCTGTCTTCTGTTTGAGATGTTAAGAGTAGTGATGGCTTAGCCACAGATCAAACTTCTTCGCGAAGGTGACTACATCTAGTTCTTATTCCCGACTGTTTTTCCCTTACTGAAATTTTATTGTAGGTGAGAACTACAATTTTGTTTCAAATGTTGTGCCTTTGCTTACATGATGTTAATACAATGAACTATGTTATCACAACATTTAAGTAGTGAAAACTGTATTGGCCAGTACTGACCTTACCAGTGGGTCTGGTAAAAACTGGAAGGGCCTGTGCCTTATCTAATTTTTTATTATCAAATATATTTTTATACCTATGTCAGTTTTGAACTAATCCATATGATAACTGGGCTGTAGAAACCAGCTCCTCCAGTATTCGTTTCTCAAACCAGTAGTATTTCCCTTTCTTAATTTCCGGGTGTCTTCCTTCTTAATGGGTAGCTTGTGAGAAAGAGTTTATTGTTTTCTCGTGACAGAAAAAACAAAATCAGTGTTCCAAAATAGAAAATGTTGAACCTTTCTCAGTActccgattttttttcttttgtccaGAACTCCTCTGATGTCATCACTCCACGAAATTTTGCACACACCTAGAAAACTTTTGCATATttgttttttttctagtttttttattttactgttcatccgcGGGAGCAGATGCTCCTGTGCACCGAAACGCCATTCTCATATAATAATATCTAATATAGGCAATTGAATACATCACCATGCCATTGTCAAACACAGAACCATGGTTCATCTTTTTCTAATGATGTTCCAAGCTGgatatgaaaatatttactttgaaacaTCTCTAGTTTCATATTACTTCAAAACCAAGTAGTTTGATGCTTTGGACATCGAATAATCGCGAGTGGACATGCAGCCACGCGCGTCTGGTATCCACACTGCATGTCCTCGCGTGATTCGTGCAGTTTGAATACGCGTGAGCCGTATAAGAATTTTAACCACTCGTATAACCACTCGGTGTTGCCGTGTATTTTGCACCTGACACGCGCAGTAAATGGCATGCAAGGCAGGGGAGGGGCATTGAACCGAGCCCTCACGCATTAAACCAGCGAGCTGCCAACCCTCACGCATCCTTGACTTTCAGCATCTAGTCGTTGTAGCTCCAGAATTTGTATGGCCACGCAAAAATTTCACACTACCACTTTGTCACTTTACTTGTTTATGAAGATTACTAAACCTGAAATTGTACTGTTGTGCGGAATGTTTTTTCCATGTACCATGCGGTATAATTTGTTTATTATAATAAGTGTTTTGGTATTTGTAGTATGAAGATTACCAAACAAAAAATCAGTTATTCCCAACTGAACTTATCATCTTAAAGTTACTAAAAACATTTTAGTACTATTTGTGGAGCTTCTTTTAGAAACAAAATGGAGAtgtagactctctctctctctctctctctctctctctNNNNNNNNNNNNNNNNNNNNNNNNNNNNNNNNNNNNNNNNNNNNNNNNNNNNNNNNNNNNNNNNNNNNNNNNNNNNNNNNNNNNNNNNNNNNNNNNNNNNNNNNNNNNNNNNNNNNNNNNNNNNNNNNNNNNNNNNNNNNNNNNNNNNNNNNNNNNNNNNNNNNNNNNNNNNNNNNNNNNNNNNNNNNNNNNNNNNNNNNNNNNNNNNNNNNNNNNNNNNNNNNNNNNNNNNNNNNNNNNNNNNNNNNNNNNNNNNNNNNNNNNNNNNNNNNNNNNNNNNNNNNNNNNNNNNNNNNNNNNNNNNNNNNNNNNNNNNNNNNNNNNNNNNNNNNNNNNNNNNNNNNNNNNNNNNNNNNNNNNNNNNNNNNNNNNNNNNNNNNNNNNNNNNNNNNNNNNNNNNNNNNNNNNNNNNNNNNNNNNNNNNNNNNNNNNNNNNNNNNNNNNNNNNNNNNNNNNNNNNNNNNNNNNNNNNNNNNNNNNNNNNNNNNNNNNNNNNNNNNNNNNNNNNNNNNNNNNNNNNNNNNNNNNNNNNNNNNNNNNNNNNNNNNNNNNNNNNNNNNNNNNNNNNNNNNNNNNNNNNNNNNNNNNNNNNNNNNNNNNNNNNNNNNNNNNNNNNNNNNNNNNNNNNNNNNNNNNNNNNNNNNNNNNNNNNNNNNNNNNNNNNNNNNNNNNNNNNNNNNNNNNNNNNNNNNNNNNNNNNNNNNNNNNNNNNNNNNNNNNNNNNNNNNNNNNNNNNNNNNNNNNNNNNNNNNNNNNNCTCGTTCCATGCATGAAAGGGGAAGTCTCCTTCTACCAATGGCTCAGTGTCTCACAGCAGTTCACCAGCTCCTCTAGCACCTCTAGCACACAGATATGGAAGATCTGAATGCAGCTGTATTGTGTTTCTTTAGCAAAATTCCTAATCTCGAGCCGCCATGTGTGAGAGTAAACCATTGAGAATGGGAGTAGTACTGACGATTTGGAGATGTTGTTCTGTCCGAGGATCCTAGCTAGGCTAGAGAAGTAATAAAAATATATATGTtaaaagggagagagggatttggtggaatagttgtttattgcttgagcctcatgggcatatatataggagtacatgatctacttggagtacaaggcaagccggaatatttcctagtctaacctatgtttcctaatacaatcacgttactcaacatccccccgcagtcacaacggtagcgatgcagacggtgagactggagaagaatccgaaggcaagccgacggacacccccccacagtcgtaacggtcgacgcatcgcggagtcgtggctggagtggaaaccaacgaggttgctcaagcaggcggtagccctttgtgccgtttgtcgatgtagccgagagcgtgtgt encodes the following:
- the LOC123104341 gene encoding caffeoylshikimate esterase — translated: MPHVNAKVSAVAATGMSAVPAAAAPPSPRRWEGVDPALERMVLRACLDQAPERRRVREAFKDVQLSIDHCLFKAQYSDIGTKESYERNSRGVEIFSKCWFPENHRMKAIVCLCHGYGDTCTFFLDGIARKIASAGYGVFALDYPGFGLSEGLHGYIPSFDTLVDDVAEHFAKIKGNPEYRDLPSFLFGQSMGGAVALKIHFKQPKDWNGAILVAPMCKISDDVVPAWPVQQVLIFMAKLLPKEKLVPQKDLAELAFREKEKQEQCSYNVIAYKDKPRLRTALEMLRTTQEIESRLQEVSLPIIILHGEADLVTDPGVSKDLYEKAKTSDKTLRLYKDAYHAILEGEPDEGIFKVLDDIISWLDQHAAKETPSS